From one Flavobacterium sp. N502536 genomic stretch:
- a CDS encoding cytochrome-c peroxidase, translated as MSFNPGYNEYTTTNAIISQGLKNFKDQLVVLKSDAHLFQENKISKEGLQESLKKARNSYKEIEFYIAYHYPEFSKTNINAAPLFHIESTGTAANTLPPEGLQVLDELIFSEEADIQKDKIVELSDFLYNSYNDFYLSSVKNGLSEEKNKTLLLRIELIRIYTMGVTGFDTPGSLNVFEESIHALRGIENYIKNDDYFKKIDTQKAEKILGTSIEYLSKSTNFETFDRIEFYKTYLQPLYEELGNWDNSPDDLKEISGWNVNNKNFFSDDFLNPYFYTLLKPAEDNANLRSLGKEIFFDESLSNNTKMSCASCHLPENAFTDLKAKSLSNVEGKTVLRNSPSLYNAVFAKRFFYDMRAYYLEQQVEHVIYNEQEFNTSYQSIIKKLKTNPEYKKAFKKAFKNGNIDKQNFSKALSSYVASLYSFNSDFDKFMRNEKEISEDAKKGFNLFMGKAACATCHFAPNFSGLVPPFYNENESEVLGVTKNPLQFLPIEIDTDKGRINSNVKKESSWIYENSFKTMTVRNAALTKPYFHNGAFSTLEEVIAFYNEGGAEGMGLEIKNQTLSPNKLNLDEKEIKQLVAFINSLTDTSKAQY; from the coding sequence ATGTCTTTCAACCCTGGTTATAATGAATACACAACTACAAATGCTATAATTAGTCAAGGATTAAAAAATTTCAAAGATCAATTGGTAGTTTTAAAATCGGATGCGCATCTTTTTCAGGAAAATAAAATTTCCAAAGAAGGTTTGCAGGAGTCGTTAAAAAAAGCCAGAAATTCATATAAGGAAATAGAATTTTATATTGCGTATCATTACCCTGAATTCTCCAAAACTAATATTAATGCCGCACCATTATTTCATATAGAAAGCACAGGGACAGCAGCAAATACATTGCCTCCTGAAGGGTTACAGGTGTTAGATGAACTTATCTTTTCGGAAGAAGCCGATATCCAAAAAGATAAAATAGTTGAACTATCAGATTTCCTTTATAATAGTTATAATGATTTTTATCTGAGTTCGGTAAAAAACGGTTTATCGGAAGAAAAAAATAAAACGTTACTATTGCGTATCGAACTAATCAGGATCTATACCATGGGCGTTACGGGGTTTGATACACCAGGATCACTCAATGTTTTTGAAGAATCCATTCATGCTTTGAGGGGAATTGAGAACTACATAAAAAACGATGATTATTTTAAAAAGATAGACACTCAAAAAGCCGAAAAAATATTGGGGACTAGTATTGAATACCTTTCTAAAAGCACCAATTTTGAAACTTTTGACCGAATAGAATTTTATAAAACTTACCTTCAGCCTTTGTATGAAGAATTAGGAAATTGGGATAATTCTCCAGATGATTTAAAAGAAATCTCGGGTTGGAATGTCAATAATAAAAATTTCTTCAGTGATGATTTTCTGAATCCCTATTTTTATACGCTCTTAAAACCAGCTGAAGATAATGCCAATTTAAGATCTTTAGGTAAAGAAATTTTCTTTGATGAAAGCTTAAGTAACAATACAAAAATGAGCTGTGCTTCCTGTCATTTACCCGAAAATGCTTTTACCGATTTAAAAGCAAAGTCATTAAGCAATGTCGAAGGCAAAACAGTTTTAAGAAATTCTCCATCGTTATATAATGCTGTTTTTGCCAAAAGATTCTTCTATGATATGCGTGCTTACTATTTGGAACAACAAGTTGAACATGTAATTTACAATGAACAGGAGTTTAATACCAGCTACCAAAGTATCATCAAAAAACTAAAGACAAATCCTGAATATAAAAAAGCTTTCAAAAAGGCCTTTAAAAATGGTAACATAGACAAACAAAATTTCTCAAAAGCCCTGAGTTCTTACGTTGCATCACTGTATTCTTTCAACAGTGATTTTGATAAATTTATGAGAAATGAAAAAGAAATTTCTGAAGATGCAAAAAAAGGTTTTAATCTTTTTATGGGAAAAGCGGCCTGCGCAACCTGTCATTTTGCTCCTAATTTTTCAGGATTAGTTCCTCCGTTTTATAATGAAAATGAATCCGAAGTTCTGGGAGTAACCAAGAATCCATTGCAATTTCTGCCCATTGAAATAGACACTGATAAAGGCCGAATAAACAGCAATGTAAAAAAAGAGAGTTCATGGATTTATGAAAATTCCTTTAAAACAATGACAGTAAGAAATGCTGCTCTTACAAAACCCTATTTTCATAATGGAGCCTTTTCAACTTTAGAAGAAGTGATCGCCTTTTATAATGAAGGAGGTGCCGAAGGAATGGGTTTAGAAATTAAAAATCAAACCTTGTCTCCTAATAAACTTAATCTTGACGAAAAAGAAATAAAACAGCTTGTCGCTTTTATTAACTCCCTGACGGATACGAGTAAAGCACAATACTAA
- a CDS encoding RHS repeat-associated core domain-containing protein: MKQFYFFISILFTSLSFSQNFTDTKGELQISASGTATYSLPIAVPPSIKGVAPVINLNYSSGIRGGIAGQGWNINSISTISRIATRRDIDGFVDGVDFDADDKLALDGQRLLVKTGTYWASGSTYETEYKSNTRIELKIEGTTTYFIVTAPDGSRSWYGSKGSGSLQNFVSLNAWYIVRFEDVNGNFIDYNYKTVTYNSINQLYIDTIVFSGNTTAGIAAQNKIKFNYRDSKRIERDYLKGVPVYATQILDNIMVYANNSVFRTYKISHIEDTILGYERVESIKEINAQNEESNPIFFTYAPIRNGEERIERGYTNNLAFDKTELAGDFDGDGRLDFVANNQLFTNLFNGSSGNAPIGLPTELSAGFKYVVTTLTANRLNTFQSIVHQSRVSASSNTDKTFKVYNLINGAVQLGYAKSFITNTVPLLLSQGIPVNLDTDIDLGHRDESYVPTIENINLEGDFNGDGISEIFIIIPKIKYRNEKIVYWFPDGTKAGSLIHTVITGNGEDMYVGDLNPNSSTIMGDKGFVKLPPNATYKLTNSKNYVMDFNGDGKSDILSVIGTGYTIYSFKQLAVAPWIELETIGTGTLDKFSATKQILFGDYNGDGKTDIMLPDSEGAEGAVQWHIYYSNANPAGGEFFTKESHNIVEYRPDTSKSADYKTQVHFSNYYAMDINGDGKSDLVRVWRKYYKDDWSINNHDTQWQVTGFINNIGKVGVAGFTYGYNSGVFTSNSPDIPIPVPSNYKYDGANTDLVLIRGHYNKIEYYQFNKNVDAENRLISVTESNGNVKQTIEYKPMEAIGGGLGTAATDFYSSSGTATYPNIEIIRNSGSYLVSKLTATINGVSKYQDFRYRGFVSNFDYGTVGFTRTTRSSWYLSASDTKIWKTLYNDVALRGANTITWSSTNSSTVFDAVPTNLLSTKTNVFSTYINPTSKVYNVLLDSQTNVDALSGVKSESTYTYDGLVNATLYYGLETKSVVKQYTGASLQGSVTTDSQYDNDPTGVGSAYYIGRPKKVNTSANNVGSGDTRTTEEVYTYTGSNLTKTEKKGHNTYAIIEDMTYDLLGNLLTKTVSAPAAVPAPTAPTARIIKDEYDTTKRFVVKKTDHQGFITTYAYNTLGQVTKSTNYMGVINDFTYDNWGKLINSTVTNASTVPLTTTIVYAKLATGGYVTTSTNNLEAKTVVEYDVLGRVVKNSTKGFTTNSMISKQVVYDGLGRKQKESEPYLSAPNLWTSYEYDYLVRPTKITAPTGKIQTLSYSVLTTTSNDDGKITTATVDALGNKVQSTDPGGTINFKYYADGQLKESDYLGNKVAITIDGWGNKIAMSDPSAGSYSYSYDAFGQLKTETTPNGTTSFVYDAAGKPTEKTIVGPVTNSKTTYAYNTLSQVTSSTYVDNVETKTTTNIYEYDALKKLFKTTETTPYAVFVKQLTYDSLGRVDKETSTATAAGKTSSKTIKNTYQNGFPWQILDDATQTVLWQSNTLNERGQLLTATLGNGIAITNAYDQYGYVTQIKHDKTSPAVVNIMTLNTAFEIKRGNLNSRTNSLFSRNEIFKYDGLDRLTEYTNGLGIQETQAYDDKGRITQNTVGTYEYDTTKTYQNKAITPTPEASGYYGNREGIFNDSMEDRTSWGTEKYPNTAFYSYDNTTAAHSGKNSLKLANTLSTEQYVFSDKWVDINNTVATEYTYSAWFYSDNPQAQVFLYMKDAANTITQANVVSNTKGVWTQIVSTFLVPANVKKLRLRLDNNGLGNIWFDDVQIRKTSDPATTARALNITYNTFKSPIQIEETGIDKISFTYNDGNDRSSMFYGGLQTDKLLRTYRKHYSADGSMEVKHNTVTGAVEFVTYIGGDGYSAPIVLKSDGTTQNYLYLHRDYQGTITAISDQTGTVVEKRLFDAWGNIVKVQDGAGNILAGLTVLDRGYTGHEHLQSIGIIHMNGRLYDPKLHRFLQPDNYIQEPYNTQNYHKYAYVLNNPLKYTDPSGEEIVLGVAVAIGAAIAALTYTITALVADVPFSVGGLVKSTFIGAASSAVTFGIGSAAGSLFTNFYSQAAFQAAAHGTFQGTMTAISGGKFWSGFAAGALSSIAASTWSGGSSAPETHSFGGASFKETFNHQGISGFLGANNGIGMIAFGTVSGGAGAALTGGNFWQGAVTGLVVSGLNHFVHEIQGENPNRTMAKNIVAKYKHGNIDEVEQWLDEHPFINKNGIVSFEGISGVSVNINKSNGNPNYLNDAFDSAAKKGITTLLTTCIKGLIGGGGLLLSDGGLAKVPVRPFRSDLLTLSESNARNALIDYVFRPQGPQQTPAFINGYNPYSGPSRFDTYYKAK; this comes from the coding sequence ATGAAACAATTTTACTTTTTTATTTCGATATTATTTACTTCTCTGTCTTTTTCTCAAAATTTTACAGATACAAAAGGAGAATTACAAATTTCTGCTTCAGGCACAGCTACCTATAGTCTACCTATTGCAGTTCCTCCAAGTATAAAAGGAGTTGCTCCAGTTATAAATCTTAATTATAGTAGCGGTATACGAGGCGGTATAGCTGGGCAAGGATGGAATATTAATAGCATTTCTACTATTAGTCGCATTGCAACCCGTCGTGATATAGACGGCTTTGTAGATGGTGTTGATTTTGACGCAGATGATAAATTAGCGTTAGACGGTCAGCGTTTGTTAGTAAAAACAGGAACCTACTGGGCTAGTGGTTCAACTTATGAAACGGAGTATAAAAGTAATACTAGAATTGAACTGAAAATTGAGGGTACGACAACTTATTTTATCGTTACTGCTCCTGATGGGTCAAGAAGTTGGTACGGCTCAAAAGGTTCAGGAAGTTTACAAAACTTTGTTTCATTAAATGCTTGGTATATTGTTCGTTTTGAAGATGTAAATGGCAATTTTATAGATTATAATTATAAAACGGTTACTTACAACAGCATCAATCAACTATATATTGATACAATTGTTTTCAGTGGAAACACAACAGCAGGAATTGCTGCCCAAAATAAGATTAAGTTTAATTATAGAGATTCAAAACGTATTGAAAGGGATTATTTGAAGGGTGTACCGGTTTATGCCACCCAGATACTGGATAATATTATGGTCTATGCCAATAATAGTGTTTTTAGAACCTATAAAATTTCACACATTGAGGACACAATTTTGGGCTATGAAAGAGTTGAAAGTATAAAGGAAATAAATGCTCAAAATGAAGAATCAAATCCTATTTTTTTTACTTATGCACCAATTCGTAATGGTGAGGAAAGAATTGAGAGGGGATATACTAATAATCTTGCTTTTGATAAAACAGAGTTGGCTGGCGATTTTGATGGAGACGGAAGGTTAGATTTTGTAGCAAATAATCAGTTATTTACTAATTTATTTAATGGTAGTAGTGGAAATGCGCCTATTGGTTTACCAACCGAATTATCTGCAGGGTTTAAATATGTAGTAACAACATTGACCGCTAATAGGCTTAATACATTTCAATCTATAGTCCATCAAAGCCGGGTGAGTGCATCTTCTAACACCGACAAAACATTTAAAGTGTATAATTTGATTAATGGGGCTGTGCAATTAGGTTATGCAAAATCCTTTATAACTAATACAGTACCACTTTTATTATCGCAAGGTATTCCGGTTAATTTAGATACTGATATAGATTTGGGTCATAGGGATGAATCATATGTTCCCACTATAGAGAACATAAATTTGGAAGGAGATTTTAATGGGGATGGAATTAGTGAGATTTTCATTATTATTCCAAAGATAAAATATCGTAATGAAAAAATAGTCTATTGGTTTCCTGATGGTACAAAGGCAGGCTCTCTTATTCATACTGTTATTACGGGTAATGGGGAGGATATGTATGTTGGTGATTTAAATCCAAATTCTTCAACAATTATGGGAGATAAAGGATTTGTAAAATTGCCACCCAACGCTACTTACAAATTGACAAATAGTAAAAATTATGTCATGGATTTTAATGGTGATGGGAAATCAGATATTTTATCTGTTATAGGTACAGGTTATACTATTTATAGTTTCAAACAATTGGCTGTAGCGCCATGGATTGAGTTGGAGACTATTGGAACTGGTACACTAGATAAATTTTCAGCAACCAAACAAATCCTTTTTGGCGATTACAATGGAGATGGTAAAACTGACATCATGTTGCCTGATTCTGAAGGAGCCGAAGGAGCTGTACAATGGCATATTTATTATAGCAATGCTAATCCTGCAGGTGGAGAATTTTTTACAAAAGAATCCCATAATATTGTAGAATATCGTCCCGATACGAGTAAAAGTGCGGACTATAAAACCCAAGTGCATTTTAGTAATTATTATGCTATGGATATAAATGGCGATGGTAAATCAGACCTTGTACGTGTATGGAGAAAATATTATAAAGATGACTGGAGTATTAACAATCATGATACGCAGTGGCAAGTAACAGGATTTATAAATAATATTGGAAAGGTGGGCGTTGCAGGTTTTACATATGGTTATAATTCAGGAGTGTTCACTTCTAATTCACCCGATATTCCGATCCCTGTTCCATCTAATTATAAATACGATGGTGCTAATACTGATCTTGTCTTAATTAGAGGACACTATAATAAAATTGAATACTACCAGTTCAATAAAAACGTAGATGCCGAGAACAGATTAATTTCTGTGACAGAATCAAATGGAAATGTTAAACAAACTATTGAGTATAAACCAATGGAAGCTATCGGTGGCGGTTTGGGTACAGCTGCAACTGACTTTTATTCGTCCAGTGGTACAGCAACTTATCCTAATATTGAAATTATTAGAAATTCTGGAAGTTATTTGGTATCTAAATTGACAGCTACTATAAATGGTGTTTCTAAATACCAAGATTTTAGATATAGAGGGTTTGTATCAAATTTTGACTATGGAACAGTTGGTTTTACCAGAACAACCAGAAGCAGTTGGTATTTATCAGCCTCTGATACTAAAATATGGAAAACTCTATATAATGACGTAGCTCTTAGAGGTGCTAATACTATTACATGGTCTAGTACAAATTCTTCTACAGTTTTTGATGCTGTGCCTACGAATTTGTTAAGTACAAAAACAAATGTTTTTTCAACTTATATCAATCCAACCTCAAAAGTCTATAACGTATTGCTCGATTCGCAGACCAATGTTGATGCTTTGTCTGGTGTGAAATCTGAAAGTACCTATACCTATGATGGGCTTGTCAATGCAACCCTGTATTATGGTTTAGAAACTAAAAGCGTGGTGAAACAATATACTGGTGCCTCTTTACAAGGTTCTGTTACAACAGATTCGCAGTATGATAATGACCCAACCGGTGTCGGTAGCGCCTACTATATTGGAAGACCTAAAAAAGTAAACACCTCGGCAAACAACGTTGGCTCAGGAGATACTCGAACCACAGAAGAAGTGTACACCTATACAGGATCAAATTTAACTAAAACTGAGAAAAAAGGTCATAATACCTATGCTATAATCGAGGACATGACCTATGACCTACTAGGTAATTTATTGACAAAAACAGTTTCTGCACCAGCTGCGGTTCCAGCCCCAACAGCCCCAACAGCCCGAATAATTAAGGATGAATACGATACTACTAAGCGTTTTGTAGTCAAGAAAACAGATCATCAAGGCTTTATTACTACTTATGCTTATAATACACTAGGTCAGGTAACAAAGTCTACAAATTATATGGGTGTGATCAATGATTTTACTTATGATAACTGGGGAAAATTAATTAATTCCACCGTTACAAATGCTTCAACAGTGCCATTAACTACAACCATTGTTTATGCAAAATTGGCAACAGGGGGCTACGTTACAACCTCCACTAATAACTTAGAGGCAAAAACAGTTGTAGAATATGATGTTTTAGGAAGAGTGGTAAAAAATTCTACAAAAGGATTTACGACTAATTCTATGATATCTAAACAAGTTGTATATGATGGATTAGGCAGAAAGCAAAAGGAAAGCGAACCTTATCTTTCGGCACCAAACTTATGGACAAGTTATGAGTATGATTATTTGGTGAGACCTACCAAAATAACCGCTCCAACAGGAAAAATACAAACCTTATCGTATTCCGTTTTAACGACGACAAGTAATGACGACGGAAAAATAACTACAGCTACTGTAGATGCTTTAGGTAATAAAGTGCAAAGTACAGACCCCGGGGGGACTATTAATTTTAAATATTATGCAGACGGACAACTCAAAGAATCCGACTACTTGGGTAATAAGGTTGCTATCACTATAGATGGCTGGGGTAACAAAATTGCAATGAGTGATCCAAGTGCGGGAAGTTATTCCTACAGTTATGATGCATTTGGCCAACTGAAAACAGAAACTACACCAAACGGGACTACCTCTTTTGTATATGATGCAGCCGGAAAACCAACAGAAAAAACAATTGTAGGTCCAGTTACCAATAGTAAAACTACCTACGCTTATAATACATTAAGTCAAGTTACAAGCAGTACTTATGTAGACAATGTCGAAACAAAAACAACTACTAATATTTATGAGTATGATGCTCTCAAAAAATTGTTTAAGACTACTGAAACGACGCCATATGCAGTTTTTGTTAAACAATTAACTTATGATAGTCTGGGAAGAGTTGATAAGGAAACTTCTACAGCCACAGCAGCAGGAAAAACAAGTTCAAAAACAATAAAAAACACTTATCAGAACGGTTTTCCCTGGCAAATTTTAGATGATGCAACGCAGACGGTTTTATGGCAGTCTAATACCTTAAACGAAAGAGGGCAGCTTTTGACTGCTACTTTGGGGAATGGAATAGCGATAACCAATGCCTATGATCAATATGGTTACGTCACCCAGATAAAGCATGATAAAACAAGCCCAGCGGTTGTGAATATCATGACACTTAATACAGCTTTTGAAATCAAGAGAGGAAACTTGAACAGCCGTACCAACAGCTTGTTCAGCCGAAATGAAATCTTTAAATATGACGGATTAGACCGTCTTACCGAATATACAAACGGATTAGGGATACAGGAAACGCAGGCTTATGATGATAAAGGAAGAATTACACAAAATACTGTTGGAACTTATGAATATGATACGACTAAGACCTATCAGAATAAAGCAATAACTCCCACACCAGAAGCTTCAGGATATTATGGAAATAGAGAAGGGATTTTTAATGACAGTATGGAAGACAGGACAAGTTGGGGAACTGAGAAATATCCAAATACTGCTTTTTATAGCTATGACAATACAACAGCTGCTCATTCGGGAAAGAACTCTTTAAAGCTTGCCAATACACTCTCTACAGAGCAGTATGTGTTTTCGGATAAATGGGTAGATATAAACAATACAGTGGCCACGGAGTATACCTACTCGGCTTGGTTTTACAGCGATAATCCGCAGGCACAGGTATTTTTATATATGAAAGATGCGGCAAATACAATCACTCAGGCAAATGTTGTAAGTAATACCAAAGGTGTCTGGACACAAATTGTAAGTACATTTTTGGTTCCAGCCAATGTAAAGAAACTTCGCCTGCGATTGGATAATAACGGATTGGGGAACATTTGGTTTGATGATGTTCAGATACGTAAAACCAGTGATCCTGCTACAACAGCAAGAGCATTAAATATAACCTATAATACATTTAAAAGTCCGATACAAATCGAAGAAACAGGTATTGATAAAATTAGTTTTACCTACAATGACGGCAATGACCGTAGCAGTATGTTTTATGGGGGACTGCAGACTGATAAACTTTTGAGAACCTACCGCAAGCATTATTCTGCAGATGGTTCAATGGAGGTGAAACATAATACTGTTACCGGGGCGGTTGAATTTGTAACTTATATTGGAGGTGATGGCTATTCAGCACCTATTGTTTTAAAAAGCGACGGAACAACACAAAATTATTTATATTTACATAGAGATTACCAAGGTACTATAACAGCAATTTCAGACCAGACTGGTACAGTTGTCGAAAAACGATTGTTTGATGCGTGGGGGAATATTGTAAAAGTTCAGGATGGTGCAGGCAATATTTTGGCAGGTTTAACTGTTTTAGACAGAGGCTACACAGGTCACGAGCATTTACAAAGTATTGGTATTATACACATGAACGGTCGTTTGTATGATCCGAAATTGCATCGATTCCTTCAGCCTGACAATTATATTCAGGAGCCTTACAATACCCAGAATTATCACAAGTATGCTTACGTTCTTAATAACCCGCTGAAATATACTGATCCAAGTGGAGAAGAAATAGTATTGGGAGTGGCAGTAGCCATTGGAGCTGCTATCGCAGCGCTGACTTACACCATTACGGCACTGGTTGCCGATGTCCCTTTCAGTGTTGGAGGACTTGTCAAATCAACTTTTATTGGTGCAGCTAGTTCCGCCGTTACTTTTGGTATTGGAAGTGCAGCTGGCAGTTTATTTACGAATTTCTACTCTCAAGCAGCATTTCAGGCGGCAGCTCATGGTACTTTTCAAGGTACAATGACTGCAATTTCAGGAGGTAAATTCTGGAGTGGTTTTGCAGCAGGTGCTTTAAGTAGTATTGCTGCAAGTACATGGAGTGGAGGCTCAAGCGCGCCTGAAACACATAGTTTTGGTGGTGCGAGTTTTAAAGAGACATTTAATCATCAAGGAATAAGTGGATTTTTGGGAGCTAACAATGGGATAGGTATGATTGCTTTTGGTACTGTTTCAGGAGGAGCGGGAGCTGCGCTTACAGGAGGTAATTTTTGGCAAGGAGCAGTTACAGGACTTGTAGTTTCGGGATTGAATCACTTTGTCCATGAGATACAAGGAGAAAATCCAAATAGGACTATGGCAAAAAACATTGTCGCTAAATATAAACATGGTAATATTGATGAAGTTGAACAATGGTTGGATGAGCATCCATTTATTAACAAGAATGGAATAGTTTCATTTGAAGGAATTAGCGGAGTAAGTGTCAATATAAATAAAAGTAATGGAAATCCTAACTATTTGAATGATGCATTTGATAGTGCAGCTAAAAAAGGAATTACAACACTGCTAACAACTTGTATAAAAGGGCTAATAGGGGGTGGGGGCCTCTTGTTAAGTGATGGAGGATTAGCCAAGGTGCCTGTTCGTCCATTTAGAAGTGATTTACTTACACTTAGTGAATCTAATGCACGAAATGCTTTGATAGATTATGTTTTTAGACCGCAAGGGCCTCAGCAAACACCAGCATTTATTAATGGCTATAATCCTTATTCAGGACCTAGTAGATTTGATACATATTACAAAGCTAAGTGA
- a CDS encoding CPBP family intramembrane glutamic endopeptidase, whose amino-acid sequence MKSTQFFLIIILLMFISYLDLNYSLNGFLIISSDLLLILYFLVKKSVPVFLINFNLNFNLIYYLLFVICFYCLYFLCTTFIFTNSEILLFDDLSKFNIIKVLILYPILEEVIFRKYLLLSLTKIKSELSSILILSLGFTAIHFMTNSSLLYVFLLSVFFSWVYLKTKNIYLTIFLHVLNNILSFTNLINFLSKSKISLVLVIVILIVVILFTFFKIKNDKINVHSNGE is encoded by the coding sequence ATGAAAAGTACTCAGTTTTTTTTGATAATTATTCTACTTATGTTTATTTCATATTTAGATTTAAACTATAGCTTAAATGGATTTTTAATAATTAGTAGTGATTTGCTTTTGATACTTTATTTTTTAGTTAAAAAATCGGTACCAGTTTTTTTGATCAATTTTAACCTTAATTTTAATTTGATTTATTATCTATTATTTGTTATTTGTTTTTACTGTCTTTATTTTTTATGTACAACGTTCATTTTTACAAATAGTGAGATATTGTTGTTTGATGATTTAAGTAAATTTAATATTATTAAAGTCTTAATATTATATCCCATTTTGGAAGAAGTAATTTTCAGGAAATATTTATTATTGAGTTTAACTAAAATAAAATCAGAGCTAAGTTCCATCCTTATTTTATCTTTGGGCTTTACTGCTATTCATTTCATGACGAACTCATCACTTCTATATGTATTTTTATTAAGTGTGTTTTTTTCTTGGGTATATTTGAAAACGAAAAACATTTACCTAACTATTTTTTTACATGTTTTAAATAATATTTTGTCTTTTACAAATTTGATTAATTTTTTATCTAAATCTAAAATATCGCTTGTTTTAGTTATAGTAATTTTAATTGTGGTAATTCTTTTTACTTTTTTTAAAATAAAGAATGATAAAATAAATGTACATTCTAATGGAGAATAA
- a CDS encoding T9SS type A sorting domain-containing protein — protein MRKTILFVIFLISFISNAQQKINFGYDNAGNQTSRSLCLSGCTAKQVREIKEIEAIVDEDLEKFFPEDQISYYPNPVKEELYLKWELIDNNAISSIIVYGFNGQILKSYSNIERNNTQNISFHDYSIGVYLVVLNYSNGDQKTIKIIKQ, from the coding sequence ATGAGAAAAACAATACTATTTGTAATATTCTTAATTTCTTTTATTTCGAATGCCCAGCAGAAAATTAATTTTGGATATGATAATGCAGGTAATCAAACCTCTAGATCTTTATGTTTGAGTGGCTGTACGGCAAAACAAGTAAGGGAAATAAAAGAAATCGAAGCTATTGTTGATGAAGATTTAGAAAAATTCTTTCCTGAAGACCAAATCTCTTATTATCCTAATCCTGTAAAAGAAGAGCTTTATCTTAAATGGGAATTAATAGATAATAACGCAATTTCGTCTATAATAGTTTATGGATTTAATGGACAAATCTTGAAGAGTTATTCTAATATTGAAAGGAATAATACCCAAAATATCTCCTTTCATGATTATTCAATTGGCGTATACCTAGTGGTTTTAAACTATTCAAACGGCGATCAGAAAACAATTAAAATTATTAAGCAATAA
- a CDS encoding winged helix-turn-helix domain-containing protein, with amino-acid sequence MAETFDELDPVLNAPVRLAIVSALVKMKQADFGYLQEITKTTQGNLSHQIKKLNEAKYIEVEKTFKGNYPQTICKLTKTGKNAFENYVEKIKKYLHL; translated from the coding sequence ATGGCGGAGACTTTTGATGAATTAGACCCTGTTTTGAATGCACCTGTTCGTTTGGCTATTGTTTCTGCTCTTGTAAAAATGAAACAAGCTGATTTTGGTTATCTACAAGAGATTACCAAAACAACACAAGGCAATTTAAGCCATCAGATTAAGAAACTAAATGAAGCAAAATATATTGAAGTAGAAAAAACATTTAAAGGAAACTATCCGCAAACAATTTGTAAACTAACAAAAACAGGGAAAAATGCCTTTGAAAATTATGTGGAAAAAATAAAAAAATATTTGCATCTCTAA
- a CDS encoding SGNH/GDSL hydrolase family protein yields MTNSDFIFKIDKLPFKKNQTVLVIGESTADALNSWVYILQYLLDQRRPQDNIRIINAAISGQTTTEALRKITAQVKLSPDWVICHLGTNDCIRYGNQKTSVSLAETIANLSTIKEIINKDAKANIVWLTPASIDEKKAENFQPFKTQQLSLKNLDLNEISKYLKAQPEPVIDLTEEFGNPVNPEFVQYDGIHLTIDGQKAIVKSLINKLSNIK; encoded by the coding sequence TTGACAAATTCAGACTTTATATTTAAAATTGATAAACTTCCTTTCAAGAAAAATCAGACTGTTTTAGTAATTGGCGAAAGTACAGCAGATGCTTTAAACTCCTGGGTTTATATTTTGCAATATCTTTTAGATCAAAGACGACCACAAGATAATATTCGCATCATTAATGCTGCGATTTCAGGACAAACTACAACAGAAGCACTTCGTAAAATAACAGCACAAGTAAAATTAAGTCCCGATTGGGTAATTTGTCATTTGGGCACAAATGATTGTATTCGTTATGGAAATCAAAAAACATCCGTTTCTTTAGCAGAGACGATTGCAAATCTCAGTACTATAAAAGAAATAATTAATAAAGACGCAAAAGCAAATATTGTTTGGCTTACACCAGCATCAATTGACGAGAAAAAAGCAGAAAATTTTCAGCCATTCAAAACGCAACAACTGAGTTTGAAAAATTTAGATTTAAATGAAATTAGTAAATATTTGAAAGCCCAGCCAGAACCCGTAATTGATTTAACAGAAGAATTTGGAAATCCTGTAAATCCTGAATTCGTTCAGTATGATGGTATACATCTTACTATTGATGGGCAAAAAGCAATAGTAAAATCTTTAATCAACAAATTATCAAACATAAAATAG